Proteins from a single region of Streptomyces vinaceus:
- a CDS encoding class F sortase: MPRAKWVAVVLTVALLGAGIGMLMNTEGARPTAATAADALPSRALGLSGHRRLVEQLEHAGQHAPGKGSRPARAASITPLRFSRPLRLHIPSLGVDLPLGRDAEEAAWDHDSPAPGSPGTAVVTAADLRLAELRRGLTIEIARADRRTAVFTVDRVSPGGITGRGQRPGRAQLRLVSGETTVLARLTGQHRTG, encoded by the coding sequence ATGCCCCGCGCCAAGTGGGTGGCCGTCGTGCTGACAGTGGCTCTGCTGGGCGCCGGGATAGGGATGTTGATGAATACCGAGGGCGCCCGGCCCACGGCGGCCACCGCCGCCGACGCCCTGCCCTCCCGGGCACTCGGCCTGTCCGGCCACCGCCGGCTGGTCGAGCAGCTGGAGCACGCCGGGCAGCACGCGCCGGGCAAGGGGTCCCGGCCGGCGCGGGCCGCCTCCATCACGCCGCTGCGGTTCTCACGGCCCCTGCGGCTGCACATCCCGAGCCTGGGCGTCGACCTGCCGTTGGGCAGGGACGCGGAGGAGGCCGCCTGGGACCACGACAGTCCGGCCCCGGGGTCACCCGGCACCGCCGTGGTCACCGCCGCCGATCTGCGCCTCGCCGAGCTGCGGCGCGGGCTGACGATCGAGATCGCGCGGGCGGACCGCCGTACCGCCGTGTTCACCGTCGACCGGGTCTCGCCCGGCGGGATCACCGGTCGCGGACAGCGGCCGGGACGCGCCCAACTCCGGCTGGTCAGCGGTGAGACCACC